The following proteins are co-located in the Microcystis wesenbergii NRERC-220 genome:
- the gcvT gene encoding glycine cleavage system aminomethyltransferase GcvT encodes MANQEATSPAIRTPLYDLIAQQTSKFTPFAGWEMPIQFSGLKIEHNAVRNGVGMFDISHMGKFILTGDNLVQSLQTLVPSNLARLRAGKAQYSVLLNPEGGIIDDIIFYYQSESQGVLIVNASTTDKDREWILGNLEGSGVKLADLSRERVLIALQGPKAATILQPLIGEKLSDFGLFNHWESQLFGEKVFIARTGYTGEDGFEIMAPPEIGQQLWTEFLNLGVTPCGLGARDTLRLEAALALYGQDIDDSTSPLEAGLNWLVHLPEKGDFIGRDVLEDQKLNGVNRRLVGLQMSGKHIARHDYPVVFAGETVGKVTSGTLSPTLNTAIALAYLPTPFASIGQAIEVEIRGTTYPATVVKKPFYKSKK; translated from the coding sequence GTGGCTAACCAAGAAGCAACTTCCCCCGCTATTCGTACCCCCTTATACGACCTAATTGCCCAACAAACCAGCAAATTTACCCCTTTTGCGGGTTGGGAGATGCCGATACAGTTTAGCGGCCTAAAAATCGAACATAATGCTGTCCGCAACGGTGTCGGGATGTTTGACATTTCCCACATGGGCAAATTTATCTTAACTGGAGATAATCTGGTTCAATCTCTCCAAACCCTAGTTCCCTCTAATTTAGCCCGTTTAAGGGCAGGAAAGGCACAATATAGCGTTTTACTTAACCCAGAGGGTGGTATAATCGATGATATTATCTTTTACTACCAAAGCGAAAGCCAGGGCGTGTTAATTGTTAATGCCTCAACCACCGATAAAGATCGAGAATGGATTTTAGGCAATTTAGAGGGTTCGGGGGTCAAATTAGCGGATTTATCCCGAGAAAGGGTCTTAATTGCTCTGCAAGGACCAAAGGCAGCGACAATTTTACAGCCCTTGATCGGGGAAAAATTAAGCGATTTTGGTCTATTTAATCACTGGGAAAGCCAGCTTTTCGGGGAAAAAGTTTTTATCGCTAGGACCGGTTACACGGGAGAAGATGGCTTTGAAATTATGGCCCCTCCTGAAATCGGACAGCAACTTTGGACAGAATTCTTAAATTTAGGGGTGACTCCCTGCGGTTTAGGGGCCCGGGATACCCTGCGTTTAGAGGCAGCTTTAGCCCTTTATGGACAGGATATCGACGATAGCACGAGTCCCCTAGAGGCTGGCTTAAATTGGTTGGTTCATCTGCCAGAAAAAGGCGATTTTATCGGTCGCGATGTCCTTGAAGACCAAAAACTTAATGGTGTCAATCGGCGCTTGGTGGGATTGCAGATGTCTGGCAAACATATCGCTCGTCACGATTATCCAGTAGTATTTGCCGGAGAAACGGTGGGTAAAGTCACCAGTGGCACTTTATCACCAACTTTAAACACAGCGATCGCTTTAGCCTATCTTCCCACACCTTTCGCCTCGATCGGACAGGCGATCGAAGTGGAAATCCGCGGCACCACCTACCCCGCTACCGTAGTCAAAAAACCCTTTTACAAAAGTAAAAAGTAA
- a CDS encoding Rqc2 family fibronectin-binding protein has protein sequence MQSVDFTTLSATCAEIAAPWLPARLEQVYQIDRQTIALYLRTFDRKGWLIISWHPQGARLHIGEPPPKVPDTFTFSDQLRHQLNGLALTKLAFVAPWERVIDLQFAQRPDDPALWHLYIEIIGKYSNVILTAADNQIVTVAHQVNATQSSVRTVQTGQIYQLPPVLLATNPSLEESLSSWQARVSLIPKTIEKQLVSTYRGVSPVIARSLLQKAKINPKLNTDQLDTNDWEKLFSAWQEWLKMLENKTFQPGWTREGYTVIGGEILAAAKNVQELLNRYYSDQINQESFRQLQQKLSQKVISLLTKLQTKAAGFQTRLAESAHADRYKEQGDLLMANLQQIQQGMTSISLADFQTGNPVIIPLDPERNPVQNAQYFYKQHQKLKRARLAVEPLLEEVVSEINYLEQVRSSLSQLENYSSSEDLEALDEIQEELIQQKYLESNYRRNRANNKESEPMRFTTPSGVELWIGRNNRQNDRLTFRSASDYDIWFHSQEIAGSHVLLRLTPGTVPEAADLQFAADYAAYYSRARHSEQVPVVYTRPKYVYKPKGAKPGMVVYKQETVIWGCPQRVEDYRKK, from the coding sequence ATGCAATCCGTAGACTTTACCACCCTCAGCGCCACTTGTGCCGAAATTGCCGCCCCTTGGCTACCGGCGAGACTAGAACAAGTGTATCAAATTGATCGCCAAACGATCGCCCTCTATTTACGAACCTTCGATCGCAAGGGATGGTTAATTATTTCTTGGCATCCCCAAGGGGCGCGGCTGCATATTGGTGAGCCACCGCCAAAAGTCCCTGATACCTTCACTTTCAGCGATCAATTGCGTCATCAACTCAATGGTTTGGCGCTGACAAAATTAGCATTTGTTGCCCCGTGGGAAAGAGTCATCGATCTACAATTTGCCCAACGTCCCGATGATCCGGCGCTGTGGCATTTGTATATAGAAATTATCGGCAAATATAGCAATGTCATTTTAACTGCGGCTGACAATCAAATTGTCACCGTTGCCCATCAAGTCAATGCCACCCAGTCCAGTGTTCGCACCGTACAAACGGGACAAATCTATCAACTACCCCCCGTTTTATTGGCAACAAATCCCAGTTTAGAAGAATCCTTGAGCAGTTGGCAAGCTAGGGTTAGTTTAATCCCTAAAACTATCGAAAAACAGTTAGTTAGTACCTATCGTGGAGTTAGTCCAGTTATCGCTCGATCGCTGTTGCAAAAAGCCAAAATTAACCCGAAATTAAACACGGATCAGTTAGATACTAATGATTGGGAAAAGCTCTTTTCAGCTTGGCAAGAATGGTTAAAAATGCTCGAAAATAAAACCTTTCAACCCGGATGGACAAGAGAAGGTTATACAGTTATCGGTGGGGAGATACTGGCAGCGGCTAAAAATGTTCAAGAATTATTAAACCGTTATTATAGCGACCAAATTAATCAAGAAAGCTTTCGACAACTACAGCAAAAATTAAGCCAAAAAGTCATCTCTTTACTGACTAAACTGCAAACTAAAGCCGCAGGATTTCAAACAAGACTAGCAGAATCTGCTCATGCTGATCGCTATAAAGAGCAAGGGGATTTATTAATGGCAAATCTGCAGCAAATACAGCAGGGAATGACTAGCATTAGTTTGGCGGATTTCCAGACAGGAAACCCTGTCATTATTCCTCTCGATCCCGAAAGAAATCCCGTGCAGAATGCCCAATATTTTTATAAACAACATCAGAAATTAAAAAGGGCGCGGTTAGCGGTGGAACCTTTATTAGAGGAAGTGGTCAGTGAAATTAATTATCTCGAACAAGTGCGATCGAGTTTAAGTCAACTAGAGAATTATAGCAGCAGCGAAGATTTAGAGGCCCTAGACGAGATACAAGAAGAATTAATCCAACAAAAGTATCTAGAAAGCAATTACCGGCGTAATCGGGCGAATAATAAAGAATCCGAACCCATGCGCTTTACTACTCCCTCTGGAGTAGAATTATGGATTGGCAGAAATAACCGTCAAAATGATCGGCTAACTTTTCGTAGTGCCAGCGATTACGATATCTGGTTTCATAGTCAAGAAATCGCTGGTAGTCACGTTTTACTCCGTTTAACCCCCGGTACAGTTCCAGAAGCCGCCGATCTGCAATTTGCCGCCGATTACGCCGCTTATTATAGCCGCGCTCGCCATAGTGAACAGGTTCCCGTCGTCTATACCCGTCCCAAATACGTCTATAAACCCAAGGGCGCCAAGCCCGGTATGGTGGTTTACAAACAGGAAACGGTAATCTGGGGCTGTCCTCAGAGGGTTGAGGATTACCGCAAAAAATAA